TCTCGTCCCAGCCACACTCCAACCCGGCCAGCAACCGTTTCCCGCCCACCGTCACATCGATGCGGCCATCCTGCCGCCGGATGTCGACGCGGGCCGTCGCCGTGACCAGGGTGATGGGGTCGCCGAGGTCGATCGCGACCGCGACCGGCTGTGGTTCCAGAACGGCGGCGTAGCTGAAGGCGTCCGGCAGGCTCGGTTCGCGGCTGGCGGTCAGGCGGATGATCTCGCCGGTGAAGAATTCGACCGCCAGGGCGCCGCCGGCGCCGGCCAACGCCAGCCCCTGCGGCCGGGGGACGACCGCGGTCACGGCGCCCAGTGGTTGTTGGAAGGGTTTGGGAGGGATGAGCATGGCGCTGACCAGGTGAAGGAGGGTTTGGGGTCGCGACCGGATGCGGGCCGGGCCGGGCGCAGACAGATCGAAGCGGGCCTGCTGCCACGGCCGGCGCACCAGGTGGGCCAGGGTGCGAAGGACGAGACCGGGGCCGACGCGACGCAGGTCGCGCAGGCCGCGCCGGAGGGATGTGCGGGTTGCGGTAAGCATGAGTGGCGGCAGGGATTGTAGCTGCGAGCGAGAGGACGGGCAAGGATGAAACGACCATGAACGCGGGGGCCAGGCGGCGGATGTGGTTGGGACTTCACCGGCTTTGGCGGTACAATCGGCCTATCTCCTCCCACCTACCACCTCCCCCCCAGGCCAAGCTCATGCTCCCCAACTTCCAACAACACCTGCAAGCCTACGCCGAAGTCATCGTCAAGATCGGCCTCAACCTGCGCTCCGGCCAGCGGCTGGTCATCACCGCGTTGCGCACCGATGGCGCCCCCCTGGAGACGGCGCCGCTGGTGCGAGCCGTAGCCCGGACGGCCTACCAGCACGGCGCCCGTTATGTCGATGTAGTTTGGGGCGACGACCAGCTACGCCTGACCCGTTACCAATCGGCGCCGCCCGATTCGTTCGCCGAATACGCCACCTGGCACACCGACCTCCTGCGCCAGCACACGGATCGCGGGGACGCCGTCCTGAACCTGACGGCCGAGGACCCCACCCTGCTCAACAGCGTCAACCCTGAGCATCTGGCCAACGCCCGCCGCTCGATGCTCCAGCACGCGGCCGGCTATTACGACAACGTCATGCGCAACGCCATGAACTGGCTGGTGGCGGGCGCATCCGTGCCCGGTTGGGCGGCCAAAGTCTTTGCCGATGCGCCGGCCGAGGAGCAGGTGGACCGGCTGTGGGATGCCATCTTCCGCATCTGCCGCGTCTACGAACCCGACCCCATCGCCGCCTGGCAGCGCCATCTGGCCGATCTGAAGGCCCGCAGCGCCTATCTCAACCGCAAGAACTACTCGGCCCTGCGCTTCCGTGGGCCGGGAACCGACCTGACGGTGGGGTTGGTGAAGCGGCACATCTGGATGGGCGGCAGCACCGTGGCCAGGAACGGCGTCGATTTCACCGCCAATGTCCCCACCGAGGAAGTGTGGACGATGCCCCACCGCCGCCAGACCGAGGGTGTGGTGCGGGCGGCCATGCCCCTGAACTACGGCGGCGTCCTGATCGAGGATTTCAGCGTCGAGTTCGAGCACGGCCGGGTCGTGGGCTTCAGCGCCGGCAAAAACGAGGCCGTCCTGCGCAAGCTGGTCGAGACCGACGAAGGCTCGGCCCGCCTGGGCGAGGTGGCCCTGGCCCCGCAGACCTCGCCCATCGCCCAGAGCGGCCGCCTCTTCTTCAACACCCTCTACGACGAAAACGCCGCCAGCCACATTGCCCTGGGCCGGGCCTACCGCTTCAACCTGGAAGGCGGCGAGGCGATGCCCCTGGAGGCCGCGCTCGAAGCGGGCTGCAACACCAGCCTGGAGCACGTCGATTTCATGATCGGCTCGGCGGCGATGGATGTAGACGGGCTGACCGAAGGCGGCGCGGTCGAAGCGGTGATGCGGGGAGGGGTGTGGGCGTTTTCGATCTGAACATGCCCCCCACCCTGGCCGTCATCGGCTCCATCGTCATCGACATCATGGTGCAGACGCCGCGGCTGCCCGCCAGCGGCGACAACATCCACGTCCCCCGCCTGCTGGTGACGCCCGGCGGCAAAGCCGGCAACGCCGCCGTCGCCTTTGCCCGGCTGGGCGGCCGCCCCCACCTGATCGGCAACACCGGCGACGACCTCTTCGGCCACTTTGCCCGGCAAGCGTTGGCCGATGAGGGCGTGGCCCTGGCCGGGGTGAGCGCCGACCCCAGCGCCGATACCGGGGCCGGGGTGCTGCTGGTGGGGCCAAGCCGGGATACGGCCTTCCTCATCGCCCCCGGCGCCAACCAGACCCTCACCCCCACCCAGCTTGAGGCCGCCCTGCGCCCCCTCTTGCCCCATCTCGACGCCCTGCTGATCAATTTCGAGGCCCCCGAAGAGGCGCTCCTGCAGGCGGTGGCGATGGCCCGACCGTTCGGCTTTCCTCTCATCGTCGATGCCGGCCCCTTCCGCCCCTACTCCCCCGCCCTCTGGCGCCATGCCGCCGTCCTCACCCCCAACCAGCACGAGGCCGCCGAATTGAGCGGCATCACCATTGACAACGATGCCAGCGCCCGGGCCGCCGCCGCCGCCCTGCTGGCGCAAGGCCCGGCTGCTGTCGTCCTCAAGCTGGGCGAGCGCGGGGCGCTGGTAGCCACGGTCGAGGGCCAGGCACTCGTCCCCGCCTTCCCCATCCAGGCCGTCGATACGGCCGGGGCCGGCGACGCCTTTGCCGCCGGGCTGGCCTGGGGGATGTGCCAGGGCTGGCCGTTGCTGCCGGCCGTGCGCTTTGCCAATGCCTGCGGCGCCGTGGCTGCCAGCCGTTTTGGCACCATGCCTTCGATGCCGCGCCTGGATGAGGTGGAGCGGATGATGGGGTGATGTGTTGCGTGTTGCGTATTGCGTGTCATTTTCCCTATGAAACACTGTCCTGATTGCGGTCATGGCCTGGAGACGCAGATACTGAACGATCTGCCGCGGCGCGTGTGCCCGGCCTGCGGCTTCACCTATTGGAACAACCCCCTGCCCGTCGCCGGAGCCGCCGTGATCGATGAACGCGGGCACATCCTGCTGGCGCGGCGGGCGGTGGAGCCGCGCAAGGGCTATTGGAACCTGCCGGCGGGCTTTTTCGAGTGGGGCGAGTCGGCTGAGGAGGCGACGCGGCGCGAGGTGCGCGAGGAGACGGGGCTGGAGGTGGAGATCACCGGCTATCTCACCAGCTATGGGGCCGGGCACAGTTTCTCGCCCTGGCACAGTGTGACCTATGTCTTCTACTATGCCCGGCCGGTGGGCGGAAGCCTGACGCCCGGCGATGACGCCGATGACGCCGCCTTCTTCCCGCCCGACCGCCTCCCGTCCGCGATCGCTTTCCCCTCCAACCTGGCGGCTTTGGCGCGGTGGCAGGCCGACCGGCAGGCGGGCGCAGCCTGGGCGCTGGGGCAAGGTGCCAACTAATCTGATCTCATCAATTCCACCCCATCCTCTCCACCCACCGGCAGCCGCGCCAAAGTCTGCCAGTTGTATAGGCCCAGACGCAGCCGCAAACCCGCGGGCGCATCGGGCGGGATGGCGAGCGAGTAGCTGTCGGAGATGATCTCGCCCGGCCGCCAGCCTGTCATCGGCCGGGCGCCGTTCTGCGGCTGGACATCCACCTGGGCCAGGGTGGCGCCGGCGGCGTCATCGAGGTGGAGGAAGATGTTGTAATCGAAATCGGCCGGTTTCAGGGCCAGCCAGTCGGCATGGACGATGACCGTCTCGCCGGGTTGCAGACGGCCCTCGCTGCGCAGATCCAGCAAGATGACCTGATCCTGCCCGAAGATGGCGGCGGGGCGCTCGGGGAGGGGCCGGTCGATGGCGGCGGGCGAGAGCGATGGCCCGGCCCCGACCAGCACCAGGATGAGCAGCGCCGCCCAGAGAGGCGTCATCTCGCGTAAGTCAGAAATGTGATAGACAGCCGAGGCCGCCGCCACAGCCAGAAAAGGCAGGCTGATGAGCAACAGATGGAGGGGCGAGGCCAGGGAGGCGAGGAGAGGCAGGCCGGGGAAGAGAGACAGGAGGGCGAAGACGAGGCCGGCAGTGAGGGTCAGTAGCCAGGTGCGGCGCATCCTGGCGGCATGGGTGCGGCGCGCATGCGTCATTTCGGCAGCGGGGGAGGGGTCGGGCCGGGGAAACGACCAGACCGCCATCAACAGCAGCCCGACCAGGGCCAGGCCGAGCGAGAAGACCGGGGCCTCGACCTCGGCCAGCGTCGCCGTCCCCCACAACCAGCCCGGCTCGATCAGTTGGTAGAACAGAGGTGCGATGGCCGTGGGCGGCAGAGCGGCAGGGCGCGACCAGGGGGCGGAGAGCAGCAATCCCACGGCGCCGCCTGCTGCCAACGCAACCGCAGCTGTCCAGCGCCGTGTGCCCAGGGCCAGCGCCGCCAGCCCCAGCCCGGCCAGCAGCCCCAAACCCGGCAGCGAAGCCGCGGCGATCAACCCGCCGCCGGCCGCCAGACCCAGGGCGGGGCCTCGCCCGCGCAAAACACCCCACCCAGCCAGCCCTGCGCCGGCCAGCCCTGCGCCGGCCAGCCCTGCACCGGCCAGCACCCAAACCGCCGCCCACTCGCCCCCCTGGTAGATGCCGCCAAGCAGGGCGGGCGTGAAGAGGACGAGCACGGCCGCCAGCACGCCGCCCCGGTGTGTGGCCGTGCGCCCACCCCACAGATAGACGCCGACGGCCAGGATGATGAGCGCCAGCCAGAGGCCGAGTTTGAGGCT
The window above is part of the Caldilineales bacterium genome. Proteins encoded here:
- a CDS encoding NUDIX hydrolase, yielding MKHCPDCGHGLETQILNDLPRRVCPACGFTYWNNPLPVAGAAVIDERGHILLARRAVEPRKGYWNLPAGFFEWGESAEEATRREVREETGLEVEITGYLTSYGAGHSFSPWHSVTYVFYYARPVGGSLTPGDDADDAAFFPPDRLPSAIAFPSNLAALARWQADRQAGAAWALGQGAN
- a CDS encoding aminopeptidase, whose amino-acid sequence is MLPNFQQHLQAYAEVIVKIGLNLRSGQRLVITALRTDGAPLETAPLVRAVARTAYQHGARYVDVVWGDDQLRLTRYQSAPPDSFAEYATWHTDLLRQHTDRGDAVLNLTAEDPTLLNSVNPEHLANARRSMLQHAAGYYDNVMRNAMNWLVAGASVPGWAAKVFADAPAEEQVDRLWDAIFRICRVYEPDPIAAWQRHLADLKARSAYLNRKNYSALRFRGPGTDLTVGLVKRHIWMGGSTVARNGVDFTANVPTEEVWTMPHRRQTEGVVRAAMPLNYGGVLIEDFSVEFEHGRVVGFSAGKNEAVLRKLVETDEGSARLGEVALAPQTSPIAQSGRLFFNTLYDENAASHIALGRAYRFNLEGGEAMPLEAALEAGCNTSLEHVDFMIGSAAMDVDGLTEGGAVEAVMRGGVWAFSI
- a CDS encoding ribokinase — translated: MPPTLAVIGSIVIDIMVQTPRLPASGDNIHVPRLLVTPGGKAGNAAVAFARLGGRPHLIGNTGDDLFGHFARQALADEGVALAGVSADPSADTGAGVLLVGPSRDTAFLIAPGANQTLTPTQLEAALRPLLPHLDALLINFEAPEEALLQAVAMARPFGFPLIVDAGPFRPYSPALWRHAAVLTPNQHEAAELSGITIDNDASARAAAAALLAQGPAAVVLKLGERGALVATVEGQALVPAFPIQAVDTAGAGDAFAAGLAWGMCQGWPLLPAVRFANACGAVAASRFGTMPSMPRLDEVERMMG